The following are encoded together in the Deinococcus soli (ex Cha et al. 2016) genome:
- a CDS encoding eCIS core domain-containing protein, translating to MFERQGATRARNIPRSSTRHAGEPEQLHPLPLAAPLQRFLSTPTRAQGQAAQPVLRAATLQRQEEARLSGARAAVQQQVAALGDVAPVQRRADLPVPAKPVTPSDWVTVMRHRAEGVDGQRLDTRAFGEFQTLQRQVAQSLGQGFRADRGDPAARYATYGEHLATLQRHALSAPVSRVVLGLVPPAERVPLQRATDEARQRQMAREQAALNFDTHAALQRQLAGLDAEATQPVLQRIQARRGAGNPLPEAIRRHLEQGLNHDLSRVRIHDDAEADKLAKGVNALAFTTGTDIFFQSGRFDPNTRGGLELLAHEVTHTVQQSQGRVGRGIDPDAGLEAEARTMGARLAQSGPQFGTKHPPRPRAALLTPTAPTAPTVQRWGLGDLNKLAGSAANNLKSAVRNVQKAAQKRVQKTVARVRKAAAPALRAARQSISQTLRTAQKLRAQVGARITKAGQTAREYGRQAFQNVKTKARAAAQQVRRQATQLRTRAHQLAFRAATAVANTKHRLQHRARAVTGALRQAASVTALHVRDKARAAGQTLKKVATGIVDGIKTQAQRTRLRAQALRQRVQTRLSTAATVAKTRIADVKTAAKARAQSIRRRIGATATRALRTTKGGMGRFLKSRPATALLLGGGAALTAFQAIKQGGARGLWNAAKGKASEAWKWASSTEGKATLARLAVTVGVTAGAALLTGLTGGLAAPLLIMAAGSVAGGALGRLTQNAVLRTDDRYKAKLPLMRGVLDPKTMALDGALGLVMGPGGALVGGIVKGAAGNLGRYALRPAGQGLAQGARRLLGGRALAGATSRTGNVITTRSSASALSIRQRTQLVWKDMKQYNAKLARETWTDMQQSLYGSAGVAGRATRDIRSLLGGRKALRTRQFTVARDRVAAMDHREVLTLASQLKLPTRFQQDKLRELVAQGLVKTNHRLVARPIAREARKAALRASRKDLTRAAFGAPRQRGESLTRRGLRGTGNLLMAGPRATYRTILEKDAGWSKAISQGVGTGHLLSSVSNEAAKGAALVVKTEALKPDGEQQPVNGQKVMTDAVLNSLGFNPDYLSEKALGAGATDGAKAVNAGVGAGGMNDPVQLEDAPQVATP from the coding sequence ATGTTTGAGCGTCAGGGCGCCACGCGCGCCAGGAACATCCCGAGATCCAGCACCCGGCACGCCGGGGAACCCGAACAGCTCCACCCGTTGCCGCTCGCCGCGCCCTTGCAGCGGTTCCTGAGCACGCCCACCCGCGCGCAGGGTCAGGCTGCCCAGCCTGTCCTGCGCGCCGCCACGCTCCAGCGGCAGGAGGAGGCCCGCCTGTCCGGCGCGCGTGCGGCCGTCCAGCAGCAGGTCGCCGCCTTGGGTGACGTCGCCCCCGTCCAGCGGCGCGCCGATCTACCCGTCCCCGCGAAGCCCGTCACGCCGTCCGACTGGGTCACCGTGATGCGCCACCGCGCCGAAGGTGTGGACGGTCAGCGTCTGGATACCCGCGCCTTCGGCGAGTTCCAGACCCTGCAACGCCAGGTCGCCCAGTCGCTGGGGCAGGGCTTCCGCGCGGACCGCGGTGACCCCGCCGCCCGCTACGCCACGTACGGCGAGCACCTCGCCACGCTGCAGCGCCACGCCCTGAGCGCCCCGGTCTCCCGCGTGGTCCTGGGCCTGGTCCCCCCGGCCGAGCGAGTGCCCCTCCAACGGGCGACGGATGAGGCGCGGCAACGCCAGATGGCGCGGGAGCAGGCGGCGCTGAACTTCGACACCCATGCAGCCTTGCAACGCCAGCTGGCCGGGCTGGATGCCGAGGCGACCCAGCCTGTCCTGCAACGCATTCAGGCCCGGCGGGGCGCGGGGAACCCGCTGCCGGAGGCGATCCGGCGGCATCTGGAGCAGGGATTGAACCATGACCTGAGCCGCGTACGGATTCACGACGATGCGGAAGCGGACAAGTTGGCCAAGGGCGTGAATGCGCTGGCGTTCACGACAGGGACGGACATCTTCTTCCAGTCGGGGCGGTTCGACCCGAACACGCGGGGCGGGCTGGAGTTGCTGGCGCACGAGGTGACGCACACGGTGCAGCAGAGCCAGGGCCGCGTCGGGCGGGGCATCGACCCGGACGCCGGACTGGAAGCCGAAGCCCGGACCATGGGCGCCAGACTCGCGCAGAGCGGCCCGCAGTTCGGCACCAAGCATCCCCCCAGACCCCGCGCGGCCCTCCTCACCCCCACCGCACCGACCGCCCCCACCGTGCAGCGCTGGGGCCTGGGCGACCTGAACAAGCTGGCAGGCAGTGCCGCCAACAACCTCAAGAGCGCCGTCAGGAACGTCCAGAAGGCCGCTCAGAAGCGCGTCCAGAAGACGGTCGCCCGCGTGAGGAAGGCTGCCGCACCGGCACTCAGGGCTGCACGTCAATCCATCAGTCAGACGCTCAGAACTGCACAGAAACTCCGGGCACAGGTCGGCGCGAGGATCACGAAGGCAGGACAGACCGCGCGTGAGTACGGGCGGCAGGCATTTCAGAACGTCAAGACGAAGGCCCGCGCAGCAGCGCAGCAGGTCAGGAGGCAGGCCACCCAGTTGCGCACACGCGCCCACCAGCTGGCCTTCCGTGCCGCCACCGCAGTAGCCAACACGAAACATCGTCTTCAACACCGGGCGCGCGCGGTGACCGGCGCCCTGCGGCAGGCAGCTTCGGTCACCGCGCTGCATGTGCGCGACAAAGCCAGAGCCGCCGGGCAGACCCTCAAGAAAGTGGCGACAGGCATTGTCGACGGCATCAAAACCCAGGCGCAGCGCACCCGGCTGCGCGCTCAGGCCCTCAGACAGCGCGTCCAGACACGGCTGAGCACCGCAGCCACCGTCGCAAAAACCCGAATCGCCGACGTGAAGACAGCAGCCAAGGCCAGAGCCCAGAGTATCCGGCGCCGCATCGGTGCCACCGCCACCCGCGCCCTGCGCACCACCAAGGGAGGCATGGGCAGATTCCTGAAAAGCCGCCCCGCCACCGCCCTCCTCCTCGGTGGAGGCGCAGCCCTGACCGCCTTCCAGGCCATCAAACAGGGTGGTGCCAGAGGCCTCTGGAATGCCGCCAAGGGCAAGGCCTCCGAAGCGTGGAAGTGGGCTTCCTCCACCGAAGGCAAGGCCACCCTGGCCCGCCTGGCCGTCACGGTGGGGGTCACGGCAGGCGCAGCCCTCCTGACGGGACTGACCGGCGGTCTCGCCGCGCCGCTTCTGATCATGGCTGCGGGCAGCGTCGCCGGAGGTGCCCTGGGACGCCTGACGCAGAACGCCGTTCTGCGCACCGATGACAGATACAAGGCCAAGTTGCCGCTGATGCGCGGCGTTCTCGATCCCAAAACGATGGCCCTCGACGGCGCACTGGGCCTCGTCATGGGGCCCGGCGGCGCGCTCGTTGGCGGCATCGTCAAAGGGGCCGCCGGAAACCTGGGCCGGTACGCCCTGCGCCCCGCAGGACAGGGGCTCGCCCAGGGTGCGCGACGCCTGCTGGGCGGACGTGCTCTTGCTGGTGCGACCTCTCGCACGGGCAACGTCATCACCACGCGCTCTTCCGCGTCCGCACTATCGATCCGGCAAAGAACTCAGCTGGTCTGGAAGGACATGAAGCAGTACAACGCCAAGCTGGCCAGGGAAACCTGGACGGACATGCAGCAGAGCCTCTACGGCAGTGCAGGTGTGGCCGGTCGTGCGACCAGGGACATCAGATCGCTGCTGGGTGGCCGGAAAGCACTGAGAACCCGGCAGTTCACTGTGGCACGCGATCGGGTGGCCGCCATGGACCACCGTGAGGTGCTGACGCTGGCCTCGCAACTGAAACTCCCCACGCGATTCCAGCAGGACAAACTGAGGGAACTGGTCGCGCAGGGCCTCGTGAAGACCAACCACCGGCTGGTCGCCCGCCCTATCGCCAGGGAAGCCCGCAAGGCGGCCCTGCGCGCCTCCAGGAAAGACCTCACCCGGGCTGCGTTCGGTGCGCCCCGCCAGCGCGGCGAGTCCCTGACACGCAGAGGCCTGCGAGGCACGGGCAATCTGTTGATGGCCGGCCCCCGAGCCACCTACCGTACCATCCTGGAAAAGGACGCCGGGTGGAGCAAGGCCATCAGCCAGGGCGTCGGCACGGGGCACCTACTCAGTTCCGTGAGCAATGAGGCTGCCAAAGGCGCGGCGCTGGTCGTGAAGACCGAAGCCCTCAAACCTGATGGGGAACAGCAACCTGTCAACGGCCAGAAGGTGATGACCGACGCCGTCCTGAACTCGCTGGGCTTCAACCCCGACTACCTGAGTGAAAAAGCCCTGGGCGCAGGCGCAACCGATGGTGCCAAAGCGGTCAACGCGGGGGTCGGAGCCGGTGGCATGAACGATCCCGTACAACTCGAAGACGCGCCACAGGTCGCCACCCCCTGA